GAAAATTCATGCCTGAGCTGGAAAACCAGGATATTCCGCGAAAACCTGGAAGTACGAGTGATCGCATGTTGAAATTTGCTAAGCAATACGTGCTTACAATTGTTGACGCAAAACCTACAAATTGTTAATTGATATGATACAATATCGAGTGTTTATTtctgttttatatttttttaaaactactATTGAATACCTAAATGTTCACAGTTTTTATCTTGTAGTGAATCGCCTGGTTTTCAACCAGAGAAAAACGACTGAACGCAACTGTGAATGCATATTTTTAGTCTACTTATAATTGTTTTGCAAAATCATTAAGTTAATTTGGTTTTCTTCACTGTGGCAGTAACGGtatcttctttttctatttattttgttctaTTAAAATATGTACGCAATTTCTGtatttaattgtaagttatcatgattttttttaacactatTATTACGATATGGATATCTCTGCGTGATTGTCGCGTGCTTTGTTGCAAAGTGAATTACTTGAATACCCTGATGAATTATCCGAATTCTAAGAGGTATTAATAACTTCTAAAAATAATGAGATACAAATTCGATATCTTCATCAACAAACATATCAATATCATACACTCGCGGTGATATAAAATGATTCAAATCAGAATGAAGTGTAAATATCGTGGCAAGTTTCTATTCTGTTGCCAGACACTAGTAGTTTGACACACATGGTTTTGCCGGTTCGAGACTTCAGCAGTatgattcatttatttcgCCAATATAAAATTATCAGTCAACTATCctatttatttgtaaaatgaGCACTCGATTTGTTACAgagttatttttataaattattatttaaataattatttagttTGTAATAGATCAACAAATTGAATTAGTAAAcctatttcataaaaatcccTTTATTCTCGTAATAAGGCCTTTTGCCCCGactgaaatattatttctaattattttatttaataacttCAATTAAATCTATTGATAAAAACATTAGGACACATTTACATGCAAAgaaacattatttcaatttgataTGAAAGCACGACATCTGAACTGCTTGTTTATAAACATTGTTATCGTTGAATTGAGATctaaagtatattttttcaactaataTATGAAAATGCAAGTTTAATAACCGAAAATAATAATCCTATTGAAATATTACCACATCTGTGTTCAACAATTCCAGCCTGAGTAGTTCGAAATTATTGTACGCGCACTATTCTGTTTTAAAATACCTGTCCGGATCACATCTAGCTAACAGGAAATAATTACCAAACCGGCCTCTAGTATGCCATAATTGTGATGTATGTATACTCGGCGAAATGTTGAACTCGATTCGAAATATTTAACCTACTTAAGGTTTAGGTAAATTTAGGATACCATAAATTTCGTTGGTATAGTTTTACAACTACCGGCGACTTTGACATTTATGAGGGAAGGAAAAGATAAATAGAATTAGGTAAAATTTAACTTATTGAGAGCAAGAATCCTTTCAGGATAGGCTTTAGTGATGTGTCCAATTACAGTGACAATGATTTGATGATAATTGAGAAGATTTGAATAAGTAGGCCTATTTTATTAGGatatcatttattttacagtCTATAAATAAAGATCAATAAAGAGTACTATTCATAAACACAACGGCATATAATCAGTAATTATGTTATCGTATATTATGAACGtatcaagtaaaaaaataatgactgATATAAATATTCACTCGGGATTTTGACCAACCCTGGCAATGAATTCATCAAGTATCGATGAAAGTTCCTTATTCTCCTTTGACTTCTGCTCAACCATTTCCGCTAAAGAATTACTTTTCAATTCGGCCTTCCTTATCATTGCCTGTAATCTTACTGTTTCTGTTTCATGTTGCTTTCGGATCGCTTCCAGTTCTAAATTTGCCCTAGAAAAAAGAATGTCACGTTGAAACACTTCGCAATGCATAAGCCTTACTGgtatttaaataatgtatGTAATAACTACTTTTCAAGCTGTGACATTGCGTGATTCTTAAGCTGGTCATATCTGTCCTCAAGCGTTTTGATTGTTTTAACATTTTCTTGTATGCTCTCTTTGAGAACATCCTCGTTACTTTTATATGCAGAAGTTACACTTTTCAGTCGTTCGTATTTCAAGTGGACGTCGTTAAAAGCTGCTTCCGTGTTACCCAAATGATGATTAGCAGCCTGTAAATCATCCTGCAGCTTCGCTTTTTCCTGCGCAAAAAtcgctctttctctttcccgaTCTGCCATTTGTCGACTCaatgatttttcatattcatccATTACCATCCTAGCAAAATAATTGTACGTTAGTCTCATTTTGGCTGCAATGGACATGAATAATCATATATTTAATCTAATTAACAAGTAAAAAACCGCACGTcatctctttcttcttttgcATTTCATGCACCATTTCCTTTTCAAGATTCTCATATTTCGACCGCTGCTTTTCCAGTTCTAATTCGTGTTCctgtctttctttttctcgttcttttctttctttctcaagCTGTGAATCAAGCTGTAATACCGTTGACCTAACCAACTCTAATTCTTTGGTCATAGTCTCATCAACTATTGGTGTAACCACGGGTTTCACTTCTTCGACTATCTTCTGCAACGAAAATCAAAACATGTTCCATTATTTGGAAATTGGACATATTGAATTCTGATTTATCCTTCCTATGTGAATTCTTAAAACTAATAAGTACAATTGAAATCaacatttataattatattacctCTTCAATTTTAGGTggttcttcaatttttttaggtGTACCAGGTGCTGGACTGTAAAGCAACAGTCTGTCAATGGCTGCCAAAGCAGGATTTCGTTTTGGGGTGCCAAGTGTTGGCtgtgaaatattgtttttggCATTTTCTTCGCCGTCAACTACCTGCAGAGGCCCCTGTGGTAGCATAGTGTTGTTACCAACCAAAGGGTCAAATTTCACATAAAGTGACTCGGCGCGCAAATCACGAACGgtatttttactattatttctTGCGAGCAAGAAATCAAACGATGCTGGATCAAAGAATACTGTAAACAGAAAACACACAGTATATtactttttagaaaaaattatattgaaatataaatatctcACTTTCATAGtattaaagagaaaaaactgaTCTAACTACACTATTGCAAATCTTAGTCAAGTATCGGAAATATGAACTTACACTCTGATTGAGCGTTGAAAAAGTGATCAGTGTCTTCAGTCAACTCCGATGACTTGTTACGAATTTCTTCAGCAATAGCTTGAGCAGCCAGTtccaatttctcaaaattgtaCTCtggtattattatttgtagACTGGTACTTTGTTGTACAGGTTTAAAAGCCTCATAAGGGTCACTAGTAATCTCAGAGCTAATACTGTGAAAAGATTCCTCCCTGAGGGTAGATGTTTGATTCAAATCTTCCTCAACTGAATTACCTGCGTCCTGATAACTTTCTGCACTCAATGAAGATATCGGTTGAGTGTCTAAATTACTTTCTGGAAATGGTGTGACATTAACGTCCACTTGAGGTAATTCTTCTAACTTAGATTCTTTCAAATCTTCCAAATTAGTAGATGTATTCTGTTGAACACATGGCACCTTGTTTTCTGTAACTTGTGAAACGGTTTCTAGATCCTCAGCTTGTTGTAGACTTTGTGATAACTGTTCtactgaattttcaagtaCCACCTGTTTTGACTGCTCGGATTCTACTTCAGATTGAATTGAGTTTTGAGTTTCAGGATATACTGACTTTTGAACTTCTGGTAACT
The Neodiprion fabricii isolate iyNeoFabr1 chromosome 1, iyNeoFabr1.1, whole genome shotgun sequence DNA segment above includes these coding regions:
- the LOC124184391 gene encoding transforming acidic coiled-coil-containing protein 3-like isoform X3, translating into MDFINKLLHRGSASPIVSEAASNTQTGKTEHEVKVQFTREFVDAGAPTSRPESLSSECSFQSVTSTPSTKSWNHLRPITPQRAADTSYGNTDIPGLDDLISGWGNIHLNETTDTQETKPLETSLRLDPKLDSSSAEPVEDSEDKQTSYNSIEIHIEDTPDIPQSSANNPALNETRDLSSKSDSENIIIFNKTTELPAAAEECQNNSLQTQDSSLTSNSHNNSRGNSHLLNETVELVADCNSTFNKSDSSKSEVLNDTNCISNNQNDASTNCNSSNIAETSENPSTELSATLRIENVSSLNDPLNLPPESTLCTNQNTSSSNEPTLCASNSIVIEPCTVEEPLTKEPDLVIEKPIEPETLEDFKEEEHNPKNPQLNTVTERPVEPETVNSLKEEDHNVKDSQLVPERITPDSSTDHFAEALSGNTSQFEVESLSIVIPNSYPDISAETFNECIAQEQALQISDNQSLLTPLSIPEENLENTEPAEELPEVQKSVYPETQNSIQSEVESEQSKQVVLENSVEQLSQSLQQAEDLETVSQVTENKVPCVQQNTSTNLEDLKESKLEELPQVDVNVTPFPESNLDTQPISSLSAESYQDAGNSVEEDLNQTSTLREESFHSISSEITSDPYEAFKPVQQSTSLQIIIPEYNFEKLELAAQAIAEEIRNKSSELTEDTDHFFNAQSELFFDPASFDFLLARNNSKNTVRDLRAESLYVKFDPLVGNNTMLPQGPLQVVDGEENAKNNISQPTLGTPKRNPALAAIDRLLLYSPAPGTPKKIEEPPKIEEKIVEEVKPVVTPIVDETMTKELELVRSTVLQLDSQLEKERKEREKERQEHELELEKQRSKYENLEKEMVHEMQKKKEMTMVMDEYEKSLSRQMADRERERAIFAQEKAKLQDDLQAANHHLGNTEAAFNDVHLKYERLKSVTSAYKSNEDVLKESIQENVKTIKTLEDRYDQLKNHAMSQLEKANLELEAIRKQHETETVRLQAMIRKAELKSNSLAEMVEQKSKENKELSSILDEFIARVGQNPE
- the LOC124184391 gene encoding transforming acidic coiled-coil-containing protein 3-like isoform X1, with amino-acid sequence MSNSGTPNGIGSNCGILGTRDGTRVVLREITATLQNSPPTQPGHRKAASNTQTGKTEHEVKVQFTREFVDAGAPTSRPESLSSECSFQSVTSTPSTKSWNHLRPITPQRAADTSYGNTDIPGLDDLISGWGNIHLNETTDTQETKPLETSLRLDPKLDSSSAEPVEDSEDKQTSYNSIEIHIEDTPDIPQSSANNPALNETRDLSSKSDSENIIIFNKTTELPAAAEECQNNSLQTQDSSLTSNSHNNSRGNSHLLNETVELVADCNSTFNKSDSSKSEVLNDTNCISNNQNDASTNCNSSNIAETSENPSTELSATLRIENVSSLNDPLNLPPESTLCTNQNTSSSNEPTLCASNSIVIEPCTVEEPLTKEPDLVIEKPIEPETLEDFKEEEHNPKNPQLNTVTERPVEPETVNSLKEEDHNVKDSQLVPERITPDSSTDHFAEALSGNTSQFEVESLSIVIPNSYPDISAETFNECIAQEQALQISDNQSLLTPLSIPEENLENTEPAEELPEVQKSVYPETQNSIQSEVESEQSKQVVLENSVEQLSQSLQQAEDLETVSQVTENKVPCVQQNTSTNLEDLKESKLEELPQVDVNVTPFPESNLDTQPISSLSAESYQDAGNSVEEDLNQTSTLREESFHSISSEITSDPYEAFKPVQQSTSLQIIIPEYNFEKLELAAQAIAEEIRNKSSELTEDTDHFFNAQSELFFDPASFDFLLARNNSKNTVRDLRAESLYVKFDPLVGNNTMLPQGPLQVVDGEENAKNNISQPTLGTPKRNPALAAIDRLLLYSPAPGTPKKIEEPPKIEEKIVEEVKPVVTPIVDETMTKELELVRSTVLQLDSQLEKERKEREKERQEHELELEKQRSKYENLEKEMVHEMQKKKEMTMVMDEYEKSLSRQMADRERERAIFAQEKAKLQDDLQAANHHLGNTEAAFNDVHLKYERLKSVTSAYKSNEDVLKESIQENVKTIKTLEDRYDQLKNHAMSQLEKANLELEAIRKQHETETVRLQAMIRKAELKSNSLAEMVEQKSKENKELSSILDEFIARVGQNPE
- the LOC124184391 gene encoding transforming acidic coiled-coil-containing protein 3-like isoform X2 is translated as MSNSGTPNGIGSNCGILGTRDGTRVVLREITATLQNSPPTQPGHRKAASNTQTGKTEHEVKVQFTREFVDAGAPTSRPESLSSECSFQSVTSTPSTKSWNHLRPITPQRAADTSYGNTDIPGLDDLISGWGNIHLNETTDTQETKPLETSLRLDPKLDSSSAEPVEDSEDKQTSYNSIEIHIEDTPDIPQSSANNPALNETRDLSSKSDSENIIIFNKTTELPAAAEECQNNSLQTQDSSLTSNSHNNSRGNSHLLNETVELVADCNSTFNKSDSSKSEVLNDTNCISNNQNDASTNCNSSNIAETSENPSTELSATLRIENVSSLNDPLNLPPESTLCTNQNTSSSNEPTLCASNSIVIEPCTVEEPLTKEPDLVIEKPIEPETLEDFKEEEHNPKNPQLNTVTERPVEPETVNSLKEEDHNVKDSQLVPERITPDSSTDHFAEALSGNTSQFEVESLSIVIPNSYPDISAETFNECIAQEQALQISDNQSLLTPLSIPEENLENTEPAEELPEVQKSVYPETQNSIQSEVESEQSKQVVLENSVEQLSQSLQQAEDLETVSQVTENKVPCVQQNTSTNLEDLKESKLEELPQVDVNVTPFPESNLDTQPISSLSAESYQDAGNSVEEDLNQTSTLREESFHSISSEITSDPYEAFKPVQQSTSLQIIIPEYNFEKLELAAQAIAEEIRNKSSELTEDTDHFFNAQSELFFDPASFDFLLARNNSKNTVRDLRAESLYVKFDPLVGNNTMLPQGPLQVVDGEENAKNNISQPTLGTPKRNPALAAIDRLLLYSPAPGTPKKIEEPPKIEEIVEEVKPVVTPIVDETMTKELELVRSTVLQLDSQLEKERKEREKERQEHELELEKQRSKYENLEKEMVHEMQKKKEMTMVMDEYEKSLSRQMADRERERAIFAQEKAKLQDDLQAANHHLGNTEAAFNDVHLKYERLKSVTSAYKSNEDVLKESIQENVKTIKTLEDRYDQLKNHAMSQLEKANLELEAIRKQHETETVRLQAMIRKAELKSNSLAEMVEQKSKENKELSSILDEFIARVGQNPE